Proteins from a genomic interval of Clostridium scatologenes:
- a CDS encoding MerR family transcriptional regulator, giving the protein MFKIGEFSKLTQVSVRMLRYYDETGLLKPAEVNKYTGYRMYSSKQIPTLNKILFLRDTGFTVLEIDNALKHWDADYIEKQLKIKEKETEENINLENQKLSKIRTAMSDINKKQIAIHCNATLKSIPSYEVLSLRKIIPNYFCEGNLWKELCDYIRTEKLNISENNYSFAIYHDKEYKDKDVDVEVCIISNQKGINRGNFTFHKTEPLEKVACSMVYGTYENISPTYKSFVHWLEENNQYEITGISRQVCHKGPWNESDPNKYLTEIQIPVKSREKL; this is encoded by the coding sequence ATGTTCAAAATTGGAGAGTTCTCAAAACTTACTCAAGTATCTGTAAGAATGCTACGTTATTACGATGAAACTGGCCTTTTGAAGCCTGCTGAAGTAAATAAATACACTGGATACCGAATGTATTCTTCAAAACAAATACCAACCTTAAATAAAATATTATTTTTAAGAGATACTGGTTTTACTGTTTTGGAAATTGACAATGCACTTAAACACTGGGATGCTGATTATATTGAAAAACAATTAAAAATAAAGGAAAAGGAAACTGAAGAAAATATAAACTTAGAAAATCAAAAATTATCAAAAATACGCACTGCAATGAGTGATATAAATAAAAAACAAATAGCAATCCACTGTAATGCAACATTAAAATCAATCCCCAGTTATGAAGTTCTTTCCTTAAGGAAAATTATTCCCAATTATTTTTGCGAAGGAAACTTATGGAAGGAACTATGTGACTATATAAGAACTGAAAAACTCAATATTTCAGAAAATAATTATAGCTTTGCCATTTACCATGATAAAGAATATAAAGATAAAGATGTGGATGTAGAGGTATGTATTATATCAAATCAAAAAGGAATAAATAGAGGTAACTTTACCTTTCATAAAACAGAGCCTTTAGAAAAAGTAGCTTGCTCAATGGTTTATGGTACTTATGAAAATATATCTCCTACTTATAAGTCTTTTGTACATTGGCTTGAAGAAAATAATCAATACGAAATCACAGGAATTAGCCGACAAGTATGTCATAAAGGTCCCTGGAATGAATCTGATCCTAATAAATACCTTACTGAAATACAAATTCCTGTTAAGTCAAGAGAAAAACTTTAA